A genomic stretch from Sinorhizobium terangae includes:
- a CDS encoding competence/damage-inducible protein A, with the protein MTTATIVTAAMLAIGDELLSGRTKDKNIGHLADMLTMVGIDLREVRIVADDEEAIVDAVNALRGRYDHVFTSGGIGPTHDDITADAVSRAFGVECIHDPEAMALLGAMYERRGMEFTDARRRMARMPVGATHISNPVSTAPGFRIANVYVMAGVPQVFQAMLDSLLPSLQTGTPVLSCTVRSPYGEGDIGGPLAEVQKKHPETSIGSYPKFDGKTFSTDIVIRAREAAVLAAAEADVVAMIETIARSR; encoded by the coding sequence ATGACCACTGCCACGATCGTTACGGCCGCCATGCTTGCCATAGGCGATGAACTTCTGTCCGGCCGAACGAAGGACAAGAATATCGGCCACCTGGCCGACATGCTGACCATGGTCGGTATCGATCTGCGTGAGGTTCGCATCGTGGCGGACGACGAGGAGGCGATTGTCGACGCAGTCAACGCCTTGCGAGGCCGTTACGACCACGTCTTCACGTCCGGCGGCATTGGGCCGACACACGACGACATCACTGCCGACGCGGTCTCCAGAGCGTTCGGTGTCGAGTGCATCCACGACCCGGAGGCAATGGCGTTGCTTGGCGCCATGTATGAACGCCGCGGCATGGAGTTTACCGATGCGCGCAGGCGAATGGCGCGCATGCCGGTCGGCGCCACCCATATTTCCAATCCCGTATCGACGGCGCCCGGCTTCCGGATCGCCAACGTCTACGTCATGGCCGGCGTGCCCCAGGTCTTCCAGGCGATGCTTGATAGTTTGCTTCCCAGCCTCCAGACGGGGACGCCAGTCCTTTCATGCACTGTCCGTTCGCCCTATGGCGAAGGCGATATTGGCGGGCCCTTGGCGGAGGTGCAGAAGAAACATCCGGAAACGAGCATTGGCTCCTACCCCAAGTTCGACGGCAAAACCTTCTCGACCGATATCGTCATCCGCGCTCGCGAGGCTGCGGTGCTCGCTGCGGCCGAGGCCGATGTCGTGGCGATGATCGAGACAATTGCCCGTTCTCGCTAA